A DNA window from Zingiber officinale cultivar Zhangliang chromosome 3A, Zo_v1.1, whole genome shotgun sequence contains the following coding sequences:
- the LOC122054113 gene encoding uncharacterized protein LOC122054113, producing MMDDFSFPTVAVDEDPLAPFPHFAPSPFFCFLSSAGDQQPFEDAEATMKKTNPKVDSAESSRRFVDEERMDMLWEDFNDETSRKLSNSSSSSIRSCKSEQQRGSLIHRRRPSLIVMVKVLKKLLLIQKAAASSKRKQHHSSTN from the coding sequence ATGATGGATGATTTCAGTTTCCCCACCGTCGCAGTAGATGAAGACCCCCTCGCCCCCTTCCCTCACTTCGCCCCATCTCCCTTCTTCtgcttcctctcctctgccggaGATCAGCAGCCGTTCGAGGACGCTGAAGCGACGATGAAGAAGACGAATCCGAAGGTAGACAGCGCAGAGAGCAGCCGCCGGTTTGTTGACGAGGAGAGGATGGACATGCTGTGGGAGGATTTCAACGACGAGACGTCGAGGAAACTGagcaacagcagcagcagcagcatcaGGAGTTGCAAGTCGGAGCAGCAACGTGGGAGTTTGATTCATAGGAGGAGGCCGAGCCTGATTGTGATGGTGAAGGTGCTGAAGAAGTTGCTGTTGATCCAGAAGGCTGCTGCATCGTCTAAAAGAAAGCAGCATCACTCCTCTACGAATTAA